In the genome of Brachypodium distachyon strain Bd21 chromosome 3, Brachypodium_distachyon_v3.0, whole genome shotgun sequence, the window GGAATGTACATGTAGAAACTTTAATTTCCAGGCATCagtaattttgtttcttctggGTAGTTATCCTTATCCATCCTTTCCTCACTGATTAGTGCAGAACGCTAGCATCAtctgaaacaaacaaagcttCTTCCCACCTGTGAGGTGCTGACTGCTGAACGTCTTGTGCCATGTTCTGGCTTTAGGAGCACAACAAACACAAACATCAGTActttcatactccctccgtccggaaatcagtcacttggatttgtatagattccgtgacttggatttgtatatctgtacaaatccaagtcactgatttccggacggagggagtacaaaacttagagggagcacttgAAGAGAGAATCATATGCTTGTTCAGAATGCACATTCATCGCTTATCGgttgttttgttttccctTACATTGTGTCGTAGTTCTGCTATTGACTGTGCTTTATTATCTGTATGTAGAATTCGTACCTGCAGAAAATTGCATGTGCTGATCTGCTGAAAGCTGCTGTTCTTTCAACCATGTCAATACTCATCTCGCCTCTTGAGGCATCAGCAGCAACCTGTCAACCAACTAATTCTTTTGCCAATATGCCGATTTTTATTGCTGTAGCTCTAATAGGGGCTGCTGTCGGTGGTAAGACACTCAAACCAACATGCTCACAGGGCATGGCTGCTATCTATAAGTATAGTTGATGAGGAGAGATGTTAGTGTGCtaattttgtttatctctgCTTATTTTACATTTATAGGATTATTAGCACGACAGAGAAAGGATGAATTGAAGCGATTGAATAATCAACTTCGCCAGATTAATACTGCACTTAGAAGACAGGCGCAGATTGAGTCGTTTGCTCCTGGACTTACTTATGCGCCAGTTGGGAGAGCAACAGAAACTGAGGTTATTATTGATCCCAGGAAGCAGCAATTGGtggcaaatttgaaaaacGGGAAGAATCATATGCGGAATCAAGACCTTGATAAGGCAGTAACGGAGTTCAGAACAGCTCTGGAGCTTGCAGAGAGCATAGGGGATCGCTTTGAGGAGAAGAAAGCTGCACGAGGATTAGGTTCATTTCTTCTCGATAGTGACTATCATGCATCATATTGTTTTTGTTCAGTGATAAAAAAACGgaagaagtgcttttgagattgctagaagcatcaaaagctgaagcagaagcccaaacaaacaggaccTTAGTCGCTGAAAGTTGACtgcaaaatgcatgcatgcttcaaGTGCTTTCACTGAAAGTTGACAAAGCAAACATCATGTGACTGGAGTATCATCTCACTTGATATATTGTTTTCTCTCAGGTGCATCGTTACAAAGGTTGGGCCGATACAGGGAAGCCATGAGCTACTACTACAAAGTCCTGGGGCTATCGAAGGAAACCGGCGAGGATTCTGGGTGTACCGAGGCTTACGGCGCAATAGCCGACTGCTACGCGGAGCTCGGGGATCtggagggggcggcggagctgtACGACAAGTACATATCAAGGTTGCAGCCCCGCGATTGAACACCCGCTCCTTCTTTGAGATCAAACGCTCAGCTTTTCTTCCTACTGATTGGTTGGTTGGTATTCGGCATGTAGGCGTGCATTTACGTACCATTTGGAATTGTTCATGAGAAAGACTCTGCCAGCCCCTGTATATAAAAATTATGAATCGCAGTGTTGCCGCCGCAGGCACATGCGAGTTCAGAGCTCTCCGTAAAGGATTTGCATATCTTCTCCAACCTTTTCTTGCTGCACGTTGTACTTCGTACATGCTGGCAGTCTGCACTGCATTGTAGGCGACCATATCCTGATCCAGAGTCCTGATCCTGACACGTGATACAGTAGCAGCTCTGCAATCAATACCTCGTGAACCCGTGATCGAGCCAatcaatgccatcctcccgAGTATGTTTGGAGTCAGAAGCAGGGCACCAACTTAATTCAAATGGCTTTACCGGAGTCAAGTGGACGTGTCTGTGTCACCATGTTCCATGCTCCATGCATGTACCTGCTCTACAAGTCGCCCATCGTGTTCAAGCAAGTCAGAAACTCAGGATTCAATTCAGAGATGCCAAAGCGAAGTGGTGTGCGTTTCGTAGGACCAGTGTTGCAGTGCTCTGTGTGTGCTCCTCCATGTGGTCATGCACTGATGATGTACAGTACGTGAAGCAGAGGCAAGTGCGAATGAATAGAAGTGAGGTCAAGTACGTAACGTTTCTCCTACTTAGTGTAGGAGCAAGCAAGCTGAGCGTGTGCACTGAACTACTTACCGTCGAAGCAGTTTTAAACCTTTTCAAGGTGTATCTTGATCTATCATGTTTTCAGGTAGCGGTCTACCAAATTAAGTTATGTGCTAGCATTGTGGTGAATTGCGATCACGTACCTCTTGTTTCATCAAAGCTCTTTCTATGTGTATATAAATGTTCTGCTAgccttttatttctttttgcatAATAAAGCACTGGCTGTAACCATCCGAACATATGTCAGAGATGAGATGTGGGAAGATAACAATACAATGTAtccaattttttctttctcatttACCAGATTATTCATCAGTTGGACTCTTTTGTTACCATTGTCAATTTCAGGCGTCTGCTTGAAAAATGAGCAGTCCGGCCGCAAAACTCAAGTTATATTCTGTAGAAACGATCAGAGAATTCCATATATAATAAGCTGATGTTTCACAAATTTACAGAGTCACATTCAAAGAACTCTTGTATTCCAAAACTCCATATTTTATACTAGTAACTTCCATGTGTCCGGGCACGAGGAATGCAGGTACAAATTCTCGCACTGGGAACAAAAGTGTATGTGTGCACAGCAACGTGCATGTGAATCTGCACGAACCGTTGAAGGATTTGTACGTACGTCGTCCTGAGGGTGCATAGAGATCTGATCGatctctgcatgcatgcatgcatgcacacacatGGTCGCCCACTCCTCATCTCTTCCGGCTCCCATGCTTTCCTGTACCCCTTGCTTTGCCTACAAATAAGACACCTCCCACTTTGCTCTTCTCAACACACACACGGTTAAGTTTTCGATCACCGCACCAAGCCACCAACTAGCTTTAGATCGATTGGAAATGGCGTCGACAAAAGCTCTCTTCGTgctcgccgtcctcctcgcgTCGGCCGTCCTCCTCACCACGGCGGCGCCCGCCGAGCAAACTCGTGAGCTCATCAGCTCAATTGTCTCTCTTCTCGATTCGTTCTTGTCTTTTGAGCATATTTCGATAGCTCGTACTCCGTAACAGTGAATTGTTAACGCAGCGTGTAAACATTGTGCGTTACTTATCCAGATGAcaaggaggagaaggtgaGCACCAACAGCGCCGGCATCCAGGACGGCtggcgcggcgggggcggcggcggatacccgggccacggcggcggcgggtacgGCCCAGTCCACTGCGGCCGGTggggctgctgccgccgcgggtACCACGGCAACTGCATGCGCTGCTGCGGGGCCAACGAGAAGGCCCCCGTGGAGGAGGTGCACAACTGATTCATTGCTACAATCTCCTCGATCGGGTAGCTgcctagcttgcatgcatggctaGCTCTACCTAGCTAGGATCGACGTTCTGGAAGCTTCGAGGATCGATCTATCGCTCTTCCAGGCCGGCActgaataaaataaatctcCAGTGTACGCAAGTGATCTCTCTGTCTGCATGCGCGGATGAATGCACGTAGTACGTGCTCTTCCTTTCTTCATCGAGTTGGAATAATAATGAATGTGTTGTCACGTAGTAGCAAGCAAAAATACAAGAATGCAAGAGCATGCTATAAAACGATTAATTGATGTGCTATTTGCTCTCACGAGCCTGAGCTGAGCAATTTGTGAATAAAATACAGAGACAGCCGATATACTAGTgcaggacaaaaaaaatccatgtaTCCGCATATTTTAAATCGACTCAACGTACAAAACAATAAACCGCTTGAACCATATACCTTGTTGGTTATGGAAAGATCTTTTAACTTTTTTAGTATAATGTAATCTACACTTGGGGGGAACCATAACTTCTGTTCCTATAGATTTCATAAAGTAAAGCAAACGAGAATAAAATCATTCTCTGCAATTGGTCTTCTTTATGTCGACCCTAGCTATTTGATACGAATTTTCAACCACGTGTGTGTGTATGCTgtctgaaaaaagaaatacttcCTCTGATACATAAAATAAGTGTTGCTGATGTAGTACAAATTAAGTTGTACTAAAATTATATCAAATCAAGGACACTTATTACAGATCGACGATAATAAGTGTCACGgattttagtacaaagttgtattaaAGTTATACTGTACTAAACCAACACTTGTTACAGATCACAGGGAGTATAAGGAGATCTCTGACCTCTTTTATTGCAATGAGCTGAACCAGTACATTTCCCAGCAATTTCTCCGTAAGAAGTGTTACTACGTTACGTGTGTCGTAGTCTTGAAAAATATCGGGTACGGAGGATACGAGCACATGGATACATGATATGCGTGTGGCTGGTTCAAAGATTTTATTGCATCGTCTCCTTTTTAGTTCGATGACTCAGACAAGCGTTTCTattacagctcgtttggcaaccaagaattcatttcatttgatcaaaatgaaatgaaatccaatttttgatatgatttcatttggttgaatttgaatttcaggttgaaaaatcatgtttgtctaccacatgtaATTaaagagtgagagacaattctaaAGAAATGATGACTTTTAGAGAGGATTGAGGCTAGTTCTAGTGTGATTCCACGGAATTTTagattgaattcctgtggCTAACttcgtgccaaccaaacaagttgtttttgaaatttaaaatgaattttacaattctatgcccaaatgatgggtgtcAAACGAGCTGTTAGAGTATACGAACTAAATTGCACGGACAAATgctaagggcatctccaacaagCTGTTACTTAGATTGTTACTAAAAGGAGAGAGATAAACAATGTTACACAAAGTATCAACCCCTCCAACAGATGGTTTTTTCATCTTGTAACTAGTActctaaaaatatttataattTATTATAGTTGGTTTCACAAAGATAGGATGCAAGTAACAACTCTTACTCCAATAATGACTTAGTTGTTACTTAGTTCTTGGTATGCATGTAATAGCAGTTTCTCTAGGAAGAAACCGCTACTTcatcttctctcttctttttgtttccacatcatcaaaatcTGTCATGTCACCATCTAAGTAACAGCTGAGTCACCTCGTTGGAGATGTCCTAAGTGAATGTCACCATCTAAGTAACAGCTGAGTCACCTTGTTGGAGATGTCCTAAGTGAACAAAGATACATTCCACtttttctaaatttaaattCATAAGAAGATCAATGTATATCCAGAGTATACGATCGGTTTTGGATATATACGCACGTACGCCGTATGCATGCATCCGTGCCTAGCTGACACTAGCATCTACCTGACgcgtgcatgtgcatgcatgcatgacgcAGGCCGGTCAAACTTTTGTCGTGTTTCCGGCCTCACCGGTTCCCGCAACGTGTACACCTCCGCATAAATAGTCCGGCTTTAAGTCAGAGGCCTGACGCCATCTGTGCATCTGCATGCAGATAACGCCGAGCTTTCTAGTTGTCCTGGCATGCAGCTGCATGGCATCGATCGGAGACGTCAATGCATGCCATATCCGTCCGTCTCCCAACTGCTAGTAACTCTCTAGCTTGTCCCACCCGCCGATCGGAGGGGCATGCAAGCGTACGTGCTGGATCGATTTGCCGACGAGATCGCGCCTCAACTTGCTCACAGCTCATACATGCATGAGGATCCGGatctccatttttttttttttgcgggggatCTCCAATCTTATCCAAGGTACTCTAGCTTCCACGTACTGCAGGGGCTGGGCTTGACGTACAGCTGGTCTCTCCCGCCTATAAATACGCATGGTGTGCAGGCGATCAATCTCATCCATCGCCACACTGACAAGGTACAGTACTACAACAGCCAGCTGCTTATACTACACACTCAAGAAGACCGATTCGAGTAGTAAAGCATGGCGTCCAAGGGTCACCTTGTGTTGGCTCTCATGCTTGCCGCTGCTTTGCTCGTCGCTACGGCTGAACAAACCcgtaagctagctagctaggaatCAATTAACAGTTCATCATTAATTATATTGcgctaattaattaagaaaCTATTCCTATGGTATAAAACATGCTTGCATCACACTGCTTCTAATTTTGCATGCACGTGCTCGTTTCTGTTGATGCGCGCGCAGAGGCCAAGGAGGCGACGGCGCCCAAAGGTGGCGTACAGCCACAGGACTtccaccacggcggcggcgactggggccatggaggcggcggtggccatggaggcggcggcgggtgtcACCAGTGCTGTCCTCACCATGGAAGCAGCTGCCACTGCTGTGGTCCCAACGAGATCCCGGATAAGATCCGCAACTGAGCTCCAGGGCGGGCACCGGCCGGCCAGATGCATGCACTACGTACTCTAGCTCcgtgcttgcatgcatgctgcctGTACGCGCTCTTAAAGTCTAAATTAGTAGATGCTGCCCGTAAATATAGCCTCGTCAATAAAAGGAAgcatatgtatgtatctacgTACATGTGCATACGCGTTCACAGAGTGATCTAGCTTGGAGAGCACAGATCGCTAGCAGTCTGCGTGCTTTCAAGTTTCTATGtgttaaaaatatatatcccGGCTTCTCTTCTGTTGTCCAAGGGTTGATCAGCGGTTGCTGATCAGCTGATGTAATGCCCCCTTATGTTAACTTTGTGGAACAAAAGAGGACAGTGGAAAGGCCTAATATAATTCTCTACTACGTGCATTTCATATAGTTTTAAGAAGTCGGATGTCTGTCTTTTAGTTGGACACCAGTTGACGTGTTTGGTTGTTCCAATGATAGCACGTGAAGAGAAAATAAAGCGGAACTAAAATTTAAAACATTTTGTTTAAAAAGCCAGACGACCGAGAAATAAACACACCCCCTAACCCACCCTTACATCTAATCCCTTGCTTCTGAGATCACCAGTGTTATAAATTTAAAGTTTCACGGAAAAGAAAACCGGTACGATTCTAGCTGCAAATCTTTTTCGCCAAAACTGCATCTGGGGCTCTGTTATATGTAAGTTAATATGAAGACCACTGATTAAGCTAGCAAAGTGAAAAGGTCTAGACTTGAGAGATTTAAACTGTACAGGGGATTTAATTTGTACTTTTGTGGTCGTTCATGGGCAGAGAGATGGACGGACCGCTCGCGGTCTGCCAGCTTCCATGCACGTTCCAGCGCACAGGACATGACCCAAACGGTGGCCGGACAGAGGATTTTGGGACGGGGTGGCCAGACATGTTTATTGAATCGATGTCCCTGAtcaattcaacaaaaaaaaaactcgagcTAATAGAAAAAAGTGCTTGTTTGGGTTGGACAGACCAAGTAGAAACGTCTCTCTTGCAAAAGTTTAGGGCCTTTTTATTCAAAAGATaagaaaaacataggaatagAAAAATCAGAGGA includes:
- the LOC100846216 gene encoding protein FLUORESCENT IN BLUE LIGHT, chloroplastic, producing MQAAASYRCAAAMHRRAGHPSPRPSLLLPVRFCGWRVRVGVCVEAVPLCVGPLPCSRAHGGDFASLDVRSGEASQLRELGRILPDHHQNSYLQKIACADLLKAAVLSTMSILISPLEASAATCQPTNSFANMPIFIAVALIGAAVGGLLARQRKDELKRLNNQLRQINTALRRQAQIESFAPGLTYAPVGRATETEVIIDPRKQQLVANLKNGKNHMRNQDLDKAVTEFRTALELAESIGDRFEEKKAARGLGASLQRLGRYREAMSYYYKVLGLSKETGEDSGCTEAYGAIADCYAELGDLEGAAELYDKYISRLQPRD
- the LOC100846942 gene encoding glycine-rich cell wall structural protein, translated to MASTKALFVLAVLLASAVLLTTAAPAEQTHDKEEKVSTNSAGIQDGWRGGGGGGYPGHGGGGYGPVHCGRWGCCRRGYHGNCMRCCGANEKAPVEEVHN